One Candidatus Neomarinimicrobiota bacterium genomic window, GAAAATAGTATAATAAATAAGAAAGACTTTAAGTCGTGGGCTGTTATTCTGACTTTCTGACTTTCTGACTTTCTGACTTTCGACTATCTATCCCTTTTTCTTAAATACCCGAGCCTTTTCAAATCGATTTTCCGTGCCTTCCCGTATCCGTGTGATGTTGGAGCGGTGAGTGAAGATGATGAACAATGGTACTAACAACGCAAAAATTCTTAAAGTCAAAGATATTTGTGAATCCGGAATGATTCCTTCGATGATAAACAGAGTTATTGGTAGGGCTATTGCAGCCAACATGCTTCCCAGTGAAACGATCCCGGTGGTCATGAGAGTTAGGACAAAGACCAATATGCAGAAGGGCAAGGCAATGGGGAAGAGGGCGATCAACATACCTGCTGCTGTCCCCACACCCTTACCACCCTTAAATCCGGCAAAAATTGTGTAGGTATGACCAAGGACAGCGGCAAAGCCGGCCATGATCATTAAGGCATCAGGATTACTCCCGAACACGATCGAATCTGAATTGAGATTTCCGGCAATGTAGGCTGGTAACCAACCTTTGAAAACATCAATCAGAGTGACAAACAAGGCCGGTTTCCAGCCAAAGGTTCGAAAAACATTGGTAGCTCCAGCGTTACCCGAGCCATGCGCCCGGATATCAGTTTTATACTTTAATCTGGAAACAATAATACTTGTTGGTGTAGAGCCAACAACGTAAGCGATCAAAATGAGCAGGATCAGTTCAAACATTATTTAATTTCCTTAATTTGATTGAGTCGAAATATAATCGGTTTAAATGGAGGGTGATATTCAATTATTTGATTATGCTAATGGAATTGTAAAGCTATACCAACTGCTCCTACACCTCCGTGAACGCCAAGAGCTGGACAGAAATCTGTAACAAAAACATAAGCATCCGGGAAGAACATTTTAAAGGACTCCCGATACTGTTCAGCGATCTCAGGATTCATTCCATGGACGATCCCGATACGTTTTATCGAACGCCCTTTAGCTTTTTTTAGAACGAATTTCTCAAATTTCGCAAAAATATTATTTCTTCCCCAGGTTGCACCGCATGGTTTCAAAAAACCATCTTTCGTAACGGTCAGGATCAGATTCAGGCGTAAAAAATCAATGATCCGTTTCTTGTTCAGGCTTAGCCGTCCACCCCGCAAAACTGCGTCTAGGGTCTTCAATCCAATAAATATCTCGGTTTTCTGAATGGAGTGTTTTATCCTGTTAACAACCTCCTGGAAATCCAGATCTGCTTCAATGGCTTCAGCTGCTTCCAAGGCAATCACACCGGTTCCGGCAGAGATCGATAAGGAATCCAGCAGGATTGAGTTTTGCTTAAATTTAACATGCTCAATGGCTGCACTCGCATTTTGCAAGGTTCCGCTCAAAACTTGTGGCAGGTGCAGAGAGATCACCGATTGATAGTGTGATGATAAAAATTGATACATCCTGCGGAAATCAGCCGGTGGTGGTTGTGATGATTGTGGATGATCTTTGGATTCTGCCAGGCGTCGATAAAAGTCTTCATTGGTTATGGTTACCCGATCAATAAACTGTTTCTTGCCAAAATTCAATCTGACAGGCACAACATGGAGATGATATTTCTCCTGTACTTCAGGGGGTAGATCACAAGTAGAATCTACCACCAGAGCTATCTGCTTATTGGCACGAATACTTTTATGTTGTTCACGCATATCGTCAACTTTTTCCTGCTGGATCTCGCCAAATTGAGAAAGTGTCTCAAAAAGTTTTCCTGGATCATCAGTGTGGATATGAATCTTGATCCGATGCATAGATCCGGCGATCACAATACTGTCCCCCATGGCTTGCAGTGTTTTATTGAGTTGATCACGAGAAAGACCTTCACGGACAACTATGCATTCGGTACAAAAGGGATAGACCAGATTGTTGATGATCTGGTCGTTCATTTCCAGAGCCACCGCTGAAAATTCTGTTTCGATCTTGGGAAGGCTCCTGATATTACCTGTATCCAGGAATGACATCACTCCCGTAAGAATATTCAGAAATCCCTGACCGGCCGCATCCACCACTCCAGCCTCTTTAAGTATCTTCAATTGTTCAGGTGTATGTTCTAAGGCTTTTTGCGCTGCATCAGTGGATATTCTCCAGACCTCTAGAAAGTCGGCTTTGGTTTCTGCGGCTTTCGTTAAGCTATTGCTCCACGCCCGTAGTACTGAAAGAATGGTGCCTTCTATTGGTTCCATCAGGGCAGTATATGCTTCATCGACTGCGATTTTGGAGGCTTTGGCAAATTGAATTGTGTTAACTTCTGTGAATGACGTTAATCCCGTACTTAGCCCCTGGAAGAATTGTGCCATTATCACACCAGAATTTCCCCTGGCATTGTTTAGAGCAGCTTCAGCAACAAGCTGGCTCAATTTATTTAGAGCGGTTCGGTTATGGGGTTGAATATGTTCGATGATCCCCATCAGTGTAAAGGCCATATTGGTACCAGTATCTCCATCTGGAACCGGGAAGACGTTGATCTTATTGAGATAGTCCTCCTCGTCAAGCAGGGTTTGAATACCAGCATATAGAACCCGGTATAATCTGATACCATCAAGATAGGCAATTTTCATATGACCTCTTTTTTTATCTAAAAAAAAACGATTTGAATGTTTCAAAATAGATGTGTCTATGATGGCACAATATAGGATTTGAATCAGTAGATATTAAAATATAAAAAAATACCCGTAAAGTGAGTATTACGTTCAAATATTGTTTGGGATTTGGGTAGTCGGCTTACATATTTGCACGTTCGTTGACTTAATGAACTTGGTTTTATTTTTAAGCTGTATAATTGATATATGCAGGTATAAAAGCCAAAACGTCTCCACGGGTTTGTTCCTTTGGTGACATCATAATTTGAGATGGAAAATCACAGGAGGTTTCATGTCTCTAACTATTACAGATGAATGCATTAACTGCGGAGCTTGTGAGCCGGAATGTCCAAATGAGGCAATTACGGAAGGCGATGAGTTTTACGAAATTGATCCCGAGCTTTGTACTGAGTGTAAAGGTCATTTTGATGAATCTCAATGTGTTGAGGTTTGCCCGGTAGATTGTATTGTGGTTGGCGTAAAAGAAACGGATGATGTTTTAATGGCTCGCTACGAAAAACTGACTGGCTGACTTAGTATAATCGTATTTTACGATTATTCAGTTATTCAAAAGGGTCTCCCAAATTGGGGGGCTCTTTTGGTTTCTATTTGGAAACAATCAGGAATTGAATTGTGAAAATTTCAAGTATTCTTTGACTGAAAAAAACGAATTGAGATCTCTAGCTGTTAATCATTTTCCCTGCATCTGCTGAATTGAAAACTATATTAGTAGGCTATAAAAGTTAAAGGAAAAACGTCATTATGAGTCAAGATAAACTTAAAGCCCTCTTACAACAGGTCAAGTACCCTGGTTTCAGTAAAGATGTGGTCACTTTTGGACTTATCCAAAATGTAAATATTACCGATAATGGTGTCGAGCTGGGTGTGAAATTCTCCACAGAAAAAGAAAGTATCCGCCAGGAAATCCTCTCTAATATTGAAAAGGTATTAAGGGAAGGTGGTTACGAAAAGCTAAGCATTGAGATCATTCAGACTCCGGTCCAGCCAACGGCAGGAGCTCAAAATCCCAAAGCGCCCCCTGGTATTCCCGGTGTTAAACACACCATTGCTGTCGCCAGTGGTAAAGGCGGTGTAGGAAAATCAACCATTGCCGCAAATTTGGCAGCAGCTCTGCGTAAGCAAGGACATACTGTTGGGATATTGGATCTGGATGTATTTGGACCAAGCCTACCGATCACCATGGGTATCCATGAAGTTCCCAAGGTGCTTGAAGGCAATAAATTGCAACCCATTAAACGATATGACATGTCACTTATGTCGTTAGGTTTTTTGCTTACCGATAATGCTCCGGTTATCTGGCGTGGTGCCATGGTAACCAAGATGGTTTCACAATTCTTGTTTGATGTAGAGTGGGGTGCCCTGGACTATCTGATCCTTGATTTACCGCCTGGAACCGGTGATGTCCAATTAACCCTGGTTCAGCAAGTTGCTTTAACCGGCGCTGTGATTGTCACAACTCCTCAGGACCTGGCACTGAAAGATGTGGAACGTGGCGCCAACATGTTTGAAAAGGTGAATACACCAGTTCTGGGTATCATCGAAAATATGTCCTATCATGTTTGTGAGAAATGTGGTCATGTATCTCAGATCTTTTCCACGGGTGGTGGTGATAAGGAAAGTGAACGGCTGAAAGTCCCCTTGTTGGCAAAGATTCCCCTGAATGAAGAGATTATGCGGGCCGGGGAAAAGGGTGAGCCGCTGGTTATTCATTTGCCTGAATCAGAAGCCGCAGGAATATTTAGAACGGTTGCCAGCAAGATCCATGAGCTGATGGACTGATCCTGGATATGATCACATCAAATCAAGTTTTAGAAGCCCTGCGCAAGGTTTATGACCCGGAAATTCCGGTAAACCTGGTAGATTTGGGTCTTATCTATGATGTTCTGGTTGACGGAGAAGTGGTAATCATTAAAATGACCCTTACCGCAGTGGGTTGTCCCATGTATTCAGTGATCGCACAAAATGTTAAAGAAGCTGCTGAAGCTCTTGATGGTGTTACAGAATGTCATGTGGAAATAGTCTGGGAGCCACGTTGGAATCCCGAAATGATCAGTCCGGAAGGGCGTACTGCCCTTGGCATGGAATAGGTGAATGACAGCCTCAGTTGAAATATTAAAGACTGAAGTCATGGATCATGGGAATCTTCCAAAACATGTCGCGATCATCATGGATGGAAACGGACGCTGGGCTAAATCACAATCCAAGCCACGCATTTTTGGCCATAAAGCTGGTGTTAAAAGTGTCAGACGGATCACAGAGATAGCAGGAGAACTGGGTCTGGAGACTTTGACTCTGTATACTTTCTCCAACGAAAACTGGAAACGACCCAAGCTTGAAGTTTCTGCCTTAATGAATCTGCTGTTGGATACTATTACCAAAGAAGTGGATGATCTGCACCGTAATAATGTCAGACTGACTGTCATTGGTGATCTGGATTCAATGCCGAAAGGACCCCGCAAGGGAATGCTGGACGGTATAACAAAAACCGCAAAAAATACTGGACTGAATTTGAATCTGGCTTTGAACTATGGTAGTCGCCAGGAAATCCTTCAAGCGGTTAAAACCATTGGCAGGGCTGTGGAACTGGGTGAACTGAAGGCTGAGGATATCAATGATGAGACCATTTCTCAAAACCTTTACACCGGGAGTATCCAGGATCCCGATCTATTGATCCGTACCAGCGGAGAATTCAGGTTGAGCAATTTTCTATTATGGCAATTAGCCTACACCGAGATAGTCGTCACACCAGTATTCTGGCCAGCCTTTGAAGAGCTTGAATTTTTGAATGCTATCAGGGAATATCAAAAAAGGGAAAGAAGATACGGACAAGTTAGTGAACAAATTCAAACTTAGAACGTTCGTCTAGATATGAAAATAATTTATAAGCACCTCGCCTACCTGATTATGATCACATCCCTGGTGATGGGTCAACAAGCTGTCTCTATCAAGATCGCCAGTATTGATGTAGTTGGAACCAAAACCGCAGCTCCTGAAGTTATCATCTCTTCCTCCGGATTAAGTGTTGGAATGGAAGCCCAACAGGAAGATTTTTCTGATGCTGTAAAGCAACTGTGGAGTCTGGGGCTTTTTTCAGATGTTAAGCTCCTCACAGAGCGTGATACACCGGAAGGCATTATGCTGGTTATCAGCGTTGAAGAATATCCGAGACTCGATAAGATAGTTCTGGAGGGGAATAATAAGCTTAAGACTGATGAGATCGATGAAGCCCTCAATCTGCATCCTGGTCAAGCCCTAACACCTTTTATCGTTTACGAAAGCCAACGTATTATTCAAAAACTGTATTATGAAGAAGGCTACCTGTTGGCCGAGATCGAACCCAGTACTTTTGAAGGTGAGCGCGAAAATACACGAGGGGTTAAATTTCAGATAACTGAGAATAAAAAAGTGTCTGTTGGCGGTATTGTATTTACCGGAAATACCCAACTCTCAGATCGCAAACTCAAAAAGAAAATGGAAAAGATCAAAGAAGAACGTTGGTGGAAATTTTGGGCAGAAACCCAATTTTCCATTGATAATCTTCGCTCAGATCAACGTGCTATTGAGAGCTATATGCATTCTTTGGGTTACCGCGATGCTGAAATACTCGGTGATAGCCTTTACTATTCTGAAGATCTGAAAAAAATGTATTTCCGAATTGATTTGTATGAGGGTGAAAAGTATACATACGGGAATGTGGAAGTGATCGGCAATACCGTCTTTGAGGATGAGGATATTCTGGCTGCTTTGGGCATTTCACGGGGTGACCAATATAACTCAGAGAAACTCATGGAATCAATCGAACTGGGCGTTCGTGGTCCCTATATGGATAAGGGATACCTGTATTGTCAGATCGATCCAAAAGAAATGCCCATTGCTGCTGATACAATCGATCTAACCCTTGAGATCACAGAAATGAATCCGGTTCATGTTCGCCATATCAAGATCATCGGGAACGATAAGACCAAAGAAAATGTTATCCGCCGTGAGCTCAGGATATTTCCAGGGGACCTCTTTAGCCGTTCTGCTCTTATGCGCTCGCAACGTGAAGTCATGATCCTGAATTATTTTGGCAATGTGATCCCAGATGTGATCCCTTACGATGAAGATCAGATCGATCTGGTGTTTGAGGTTGAAGAAAAAAATACCGGTACTGCAACAGCCAGTGCCGGTTATAGTGAGCGAGATGGATTCATTGGGACGGTCGGTCTTCAATTTCCGAATTTTCGAGGTAATGGACAACAACTTTCCTTTAATTTCCAACGAGCCTACAGTTATGAAGCCTTATCGATCAGTTTTGTTGAACCCTGGTTGTTCGATACACCAAACTTGTTGGGAATCAGTTTGTTCGATCAGGATCGCAGCCAAAACAACAGCACATCCTACTTCAGCTATGGCTCGAGTTATTCGACACCCTATGATGTTCATACTACAGGTGGTTCCATTACTTTTGGACGTCGCTTTCAATGGCCCGACAACTATTTTCGTGGTCGGTGGACCTTTAGAGGAGCCGTCGACAGGTATGATCTTGCCAAGGTATATTATCAGAGCATCTTTGATCGGGTAAATCCGGCACATCTGGAAAAAACATCCGGAATCAGTTTATCGCAAAATATTACCCGCGACTCACGGAATGCTCCGGAATTCCCGACCAATGGTTCGGTGCTTTCACTGAACTCTGTATATAGCGGAGGTCTTTTGGGAGGGAATGAGAGTTTCTTCAAACAAAAAGCCAGTTTGGAGTGGTATACACCAATTTGGAAAGATAAGCTCGCCATGCGGAATTATTTTGAAGGGGGTCTGCTACATCCCATAGAATTGGATTCTACGCACATTATTCCCTATGATGAATACTTTTTCATGGGTGGTGCTGGTCTGATTTATGGCAGTGCCTTGCGTGGATATTCAGAACGTTCTGTTGGAACCCTGGATGGTGATGCTTATTTTGGTGGGAAGGCTTCTTTCAAGTATACTTTGGAGATGCGCTTTTTACTGTCCCCAAGTCCTATGATGTATTTGATCGGATTTGCTGAAGCAGGGAACGTTTGGGATAGTTTTGAATCCAGCAGCCTTTTTGATCTGAAACGGTCAATTGGCTTTGGTGGTCGTGTGATCATGCCACCACTCGGTATGCTGGGTATTGATATAGGATGGGGATTCGACCAGGATCCGGTGCCTGATTGGAAATCACCGCAGTATCATTTTATTTTCGGACAGCAATTTTAAAAATATTGGTTAAGGAGAACCTGTTTTGAACAAAGCTACAATTCACTTAATATTACTATTAACACTTTCAATCGCTGCTTTTGGGCAGAAATTCGGCTATATAAATTCAGAGTATATCCTCTCTCAGTTTGAAGAGTTTCGCGAAGCACAGAGCAAACTTGAAGTGGAAGGTCGCAAACTGGAAAAACAGTACTACGATATGGCCGCTTCGCTTGATAGCCTGCAACAGGATTACGAGCGTCAGAAATTTCTCATGACTGAAAGTAATCGTGGTGCCAAGGAAAATGAGATGCGTCGTCTCGCTGAGGAAATTCAGCAGTTTCAGGTTCAGAAACTGGGTCCACAGGGTGAATTTTACCAGAAACAACAGGCTTTGGCTGATCCGGTGCTTCAGAAGATTAATACAGCTATCAAAAAAGTTGGCGAAGACGGAGGCTATGATTTTATCTTTGACACCGTGGCCGGTAATATTTTATATGCACAGGATAAATTTGACCTTACTGAGAAAGTTTTGAAGGAACTCCATAAATAGGAGTCAGTCTTTTTATTGACTTTTAAATTAGGTGAGCTGGCACAAGCCCTCGGTGTCAGACTGGAAGGTGATGAGAGTATTGAGGTCTCGAAACTTAACGAGATCCAGGTTGCTGCACCTGATGAGTTATCTTTTCTCTCTAACCCAAAATATTTAAAGTATGCCAAAACAACTCGGGCTGCTGCGCTGATCGTGCCTGAGGATCTGGATATTGACTTTCCAAATCTACTAAGATCATCCAATACGCAACAAAGTATGCTTAAAGCG contains:
- a CDS encoding Mrp/NBP35 family ATP-binding protein encodes the protein MSQDKLKALLQQVKYPGFSKDVVTFGLIQNVNITDNGVELGVKFSTEKESIRQEILSNIEKVLREGGYEKLSIEIIQTPVQPTAGAQNPKAPPGIPGVKHTIAVASGKGGVGKSTIAANLAAALRKQGHTVGILDLDVFGPSLPITMGIHEVPKVLEGNKLQPIKRYDMSLMSLGFLLTDNAPVIWRGAMVTKMVSQFLFDVEWGALDYLILDLPPGTGDVQLTLVQQVALTGAVIVTTPQDLALKDVERGANMFEKVNTPVLGIIENMSYHVCEKCGHVSQIFSTGGGDKESERLKVPLLAKIPLNEEIMRAGEKGEPLVIHLPESEAAGIFRTVASKIHELMD
- the plsY gene encoding glycerol-3-phosphate 1-O-acyltransferase PlsY, with the protein product MFELILLILIAYVVGSTPTSIIVSRLKYKTDIRAHGSGNAGATNVFRTFGWKPALFVTLIDVFKGWLPAYIAGNLNSDSIVFGSNPDALMIMAGFAAVLGHTYTIFAGFKGGKGVGTAAGMLIALFPIALPFCILVFVLTLMTTGIVSLGSMLAAIALPITLFIIEGIIPDSQISLTLRIFALLVPLFIIFTHRSNITRIREGTENRFEKARVFKKKG
- a CDS encoding OmpH family outer membrane protein: MNKATIHLILLLTLSIAAFGQKFGYINSEYILSQFEEFREAQSKLEVEGRKLEKQYYDMAASLDSLQQDYERQKFLMTESNRGAKENEMRRLAEEIQQFQVQKLGPQGEFYQKQQALADPVLQKINTAIKKVGEDGGYDFIFDTVAGNILYAQDKFDLTEKVLKELHK
- a CDS encoding isoprenyl transferase, which translates into the protein MTASVEILKTEVMDHGNLPKHVAIIMDGNGRWAKSQSKPRIFGHKAGVKSVRRITEIAGELGLETLTLYTFSNENWKRPKLEVSALMNLLLDTITKEVDDLHRNNVRLTVIGDLDSMPKGPRKGMLDGITKTAKNTGLNLNLALNYGSRQEILQAVKTIGRAVELGELKAEDINDETISQNLYTGSIQDPDLLIRTSGEFRLSNFLLWQLAYTEIVVTPVFWPAFEELEFLNAIREYQKRERRYGQVSEQIQT
- a CDS encoding DegV family protein, whose protein sequence is MKIAYLDGIRLYRVLYAGIQTLLDEEDYLNKINVFPVPDGDTGTNMAFTLMGIIEHIQPHNRTALNKLSQLVAEAALNNARGNSGVIMAQFFQGLSTGLTSFTEVNTIQFAKASKIAVDEAYTALMEPIEGTILSVLRAWSNSLTKAAETKADFLEVWRISTDAAQKALEHTPEQLKILKEAGVVDAAGQGFLNILTGVMSFLDTGNIRSLPKIETEFSAVALEMNDQIINNLVYPFCTECIVVREGLSRDQLNKTLQAMGDSIVIAGSMHRIKIHIHTDDPGKLFETLSQFGEIQQEKVDDMREQHKSIRANKQIALVVDSTCDLPPEVQEKYHLHVVPVRLNFGKKQFIDRVTITNEDFYRRLAESKDHPQSSQPPPADFRRMYQFLSSHYQSVISLHLPQVLSGTLQNASAAIEHVKFKQNSILLDSLSISAGTGVIALEAAEAIEADLDFQEVVNRIKHSIQKTEIFIGLKTLDAVLRGGRLSLNKKRIIDFLRLNLILTVTKDGFLKPCGATWGRNNIFAKFEKFVLKKAKGRSIKRIGIVHGMNPEIAEQYRESFKMFFPDAYVFVTDFCPALGVHGGVGAVGIALQFH
- the bamA gene encoding outer membrane protein assembly factor BamA, with amino-acid sequence MKIIYKHLAYLIMITSLVMGQQAVSIKIASIDVVGTKTAAPEVIISSSGLSVGMEAQQEDFSDAVKQLWSLGLFSDVKLLTERDTPEGIMLVISVEEYPRLDKIVLEGNNKLKTDEIDEALNLHPGQALTPFIVYESQRIIQKLYYEEGYLLAEIEPSTFEGERENTRGVKFQITENKKVSVGGIVFTGNTQLSDRKLKKKMEKIKEERWWKFWAETQFSIDNLRSDQRAIESYMHSLGYRDAEILGDSLYYSEDLKKMYFRIDLYEGEKYTYGNVEVIGNTVFEDEDILAALGISRGDQYNSEKLMESIELGVRGPYMDKGYLYCQIDPKEMPIAADTIDLTLEITEMNPVHVRHIKIIGNDKTKENVIRRELRIFPGDLFSRSALMRSQREVMILNYFGNVIPDVIPYDEDQIDLVFEVEEKNTGTATASAGYSERDGFIGTVGLQFPNFRGNGQQLSFNFQRAYSYEALSISFVEPWLFDTPNLLGISLFDQDRSQNNSTSYFSYGSSYSTPYDVHTTGGSITFGRRFQWPDNYFRGRWTFRGAVDRYDLAKVYYQSIFDRVNPAHLEKTSGISLSQNITRDSRNAPEFPTNGSVLSLNSVYSGGLLGGNESFFKQKASLEWYTPIWKDKLAMRNYFEGGLLHPIELDSTHIIPYDEYFFMGGAGLIYGSALRGYSERSVGTLDGDAYFGGKASFKYTLEMRFLLSPSPMMYLIGFAEAGNVWDSFESSSLFDLKRSIGFGGRVIMPPLGMLGIDIGWGFDQDPVPDWKSPQYHFIFGQQF
- a CDS encoding YfhL family 4Fe-4S dicluster ferredoxin, which codes for MSLTITDECINCGACEPECPNEAITEGDEFYEIDPELCTECKGHFDESQCVEVCPVDCIVVGVKETDDVLMARYEKLTG
- a CDS encoding iron-sulfur cluster assembly protein is translated as MITSNQVLEALRKVYDPEIPVNLVDLGLIYDVLVDGEVVIIKMTLTAVGCPMYSVIAQNVKEAAEALDGVTECHVEIVWEPRWNPEMISPEGRTALGME